The Trichosurus vulpecula isolate mTriVul1 chromosome 4, mTriVul1.pri, whole genome shotgun sequence genome contains a region encoding:
- the STYXL2 gene encoding LOW QUALITY PROTEIN: serine/threonine/tyrosine-interacting-like protein 2 (The sequence of the model RefSeq protein was modified relative to this genomic sequence to represent the inferred CDS: inserted 1 base in 1 codon; deleted 2 bases in 2 codons), whose product MATSNDPEEEQVVPDTEDGADVKAVQARYLRSPSPSQYSMVSDAETESIFMDPIHLSSAVAAKQIINEELKSREVKTDTVCPGMLESAEQLLVEDLYNRVKEKIDDTSLYNTPCVMDLQRALVQDRHEAPWNEVDEVWPNVFIAEKSVAVNKGRLKRLGVTHILNAAHGTGVYTGPEFYNGLEIQYLGIEVDDFPEVDISQHFRKAAEFLDEALLTYRGKILVSSEMGISRSAVLVVAYLMIFHHMTILEALMTVRKKRAIYPNDGFLKQLRELNEKLMEERDQDYGREGGGYEDEVGRGSVLAGEGDTGSVLGARVHSIIVEEEEDITSTLSGSSVRSTRRVSKPSTLIDDEEEEKLHKEWRKKQDFPTCRNGQPTPLDQEGGEESEEDLERVIQEWQSRNEKYQTERSHRWSREKEEEEEEEGLGDGDSLLGRSRRRTFSECSTSESTLSHEIQVLKQQLELSSRRQTQRRHSGSGSSESTWDTWNQRLLEIEKEASQRYHSRSRQEEAESDSEXGEKEREDDEESVASEASSFYNFCKRNKDKLTALERWKIKRIQFGFHKRDSEAGEGSTEQGEETTEGEKNLSDVNLTAYQAWKLKHQKKIGNENKDEVVELSKGEDSVLAKKKQRRLELLERTRQTLEESQSMDSWDAESTATSKSIPLSAFWPSVASASANGDSGSVLSMQSNRSHLSQAQSNISGSMPTIPLPNLPVGPGDTISVASIQNWIANVVTETLAQKQNEMLLLSRPPSAASAKPSPLGNGLVDDQMSCLSGQSAQSLGTSLLTRPHDRPNADTQSVLSCSTVSSRTGVRGKGSGTIKPFYSLFADDVNLKELRQKEKEMQRGLREKMSEYKMEKLASDHKRSHLFKKKKAKEEEEEEEEEEEGAREEDTDSAIGSFRYSSRSISHKPETTISSSSSLAVSDHHGSTNAANLEVDRSINRWLSGLKSEGEVPPQRDWSRSSGEKYCRSSTLREVESEASSYRMSKSRSEERDSSSHHQSDGGSVRSTSRFSSSSTREDRETYKFSRSKFMETSRSREESPEPYFFQRSPEPSQGEESPEPLRRSWSRTHDWEDVEESSKSDFSEFGAKRKFTQSFMRSDEEGERERVENTEEGKFASGRRFQYRRSTEKEDEEEMDDEAIIAAWRRRQEETKTKLQRRREE is encoded by the exons GTACTCCATGGTCTCAGATGCTGAAACAGAGAGTATTTTCATGGATCCCATTCACCTGTCATCAGCTGTTGCTGCCAAGCAGATCATCAATGAAG AACTCAAGTCAAGGGAAGTCAAAACAGACACTGTGTGCCCTGGGATGCTGGAGTCTGCAGAGCAGCTGCTGGTCGAGGATCTATACAACAGGGTCAAAGAGAAGATTGATGACACCAGCCTGTATAACACGCCCTGTGTCATGGACCTTCAGCGGGCTTTGGTTCAGGACCGCCATGAGGCTCCCTGGAATGAGGTGGATGAAGTCTGGCCCAATGTCTTCATCGCAGAGAA GAGTGTGGCTGTGAACAAGGGGCGGCTGAAGAGGTTAGGGGTCACTCACATCCTGAATGCA GCTCACGGCACAGGTGTTTACACTGGACCAGAGTTCTACAATGGCCTGGAGATTCAGTACCTAGGTATAGAGGTGGATGATTTCCCTGAGGTTGACATATCCCAGCATTTTCGGAAAGCTGCAGAGTTCCTTGATGAAGCCCTATTGACCTACAGAG GGAAAATCCTCGTCAGTAGTGAAATGGGAATCAGCCGGTCCGCTGTGCTGGTGGTTGCTTACCTGATGATCTTCCACCATATGACCATCCTAGAAGCCCTGATGACCGTGAGGAAGAAGCGTGCCATCTACCCCAATGATGGCTTCCTGAAGCAATTGAGGGAGCTGAATGAGAAGTTGATGGAGGAAAGAGACCAGGACtatggaagagagggagggggttaTGAGGATGAAGTAGGCCGAGGCTCTGTACTGGCAGGTGAAGGAGACACAGGGAGTGTGTTAGGGGCCAGAGTTCACTCAATCatagtggaggaggaggaggatatcaCCAGCACCCTGAGTGGTTCTTCTGTGAGGAGCACTCGAAGGGtctccaagcccagcaccctcattgatgatgaagaggaggagaagctgcataaggaatggaggaagaagcAAGACTTCCCCACATGTAGGAATGGACAACCAACACCCTTGGatcaggaaggaggggaagagtcTGAGGAGGATCTAGAGAGGGTCATTCAGGAGTGGCAAAGCCGAAATGAGAAGTACCAAACAGAAAGGTCCCATAGGTGGtctagggagaaggaagaagaggaagaagaagaggggttGGGGGATGGAGACTCCCTCTTGGGGAGAAGCAGGAGGCGCACATTCAGTGAATGTAGCACCTCAGAGAGTACCTTAAGCCATGAAATCCAGGTCCTGAAGCAGCAGTTGGAGCTCAGTAGCCGTAGGCAGACACAGAGGAGGCATTCTGGCTCAGGGTCCTCTGAGAGCACCTGGGACACGTGGAACCAAAGGCTTCTGGAGATTGAGAAGGAAGCATCTCAAAGATATCACTCTAGGAGCAGACAGGAGGAAGCTGAGTCAGattcag atggggagaaagagagggaggatgatGAGGAAAGTGTGGCCTCGGAGGCCAGCTCCTTCTATAACTTCTGCAAAAGGAACAAGGACAAGCTGACTGCCTTAGAACGGTGGAAGATCAAGAGAATCCAGTTTGGATTTCACAAGAGGGATTCAGAGGCGGGAGAAGGCAGTACTGAACAAGGTGAAGAGACCACAGAAGGAGAGAAGAACCTCTCAGATGTCAATCTGACAGCCTACCAGGCCTGGAAGTTAAAACACCAGAAGAAGATAGGCAATGAAAACAAGGATGAGGTGGTAGAACTCAGTAAAGGGGAAGACTCGGTTCTGgccaagaagaaacaaagaagactGGAACTGCTGGAAAGGACCAGGCAGACCCTGGAAGAGAGCCAGTCCATGGATAGCTGGGATGCTGAGAGCACAGCCACCAGCAAAAGCATTCCCCTGTCTGCTTTCTGGCCTTCTGTTGCCTCAGCCAGTGCTAAC GGGGACTCGGGCTCTGTGCTGAGCATGCAAAGCAATAGGTCCCACCTGTCTCAGGCCCAAAGCAATATCTCAGGCTCCATGCCTACCATACCTTTGCCCAACCTGCCAGTGGGACCTGGAGACACCATCTCTGTGGCCAGCATTCAGAACTGGATCGCCAATGTAGTCACTGAGACCCttgctcaaaaacaaaatgagatgCTGCTGCTGTCTCGACCTCCTTCTGCTGCAAGCGCGAAGCCCTCTCCCTTAGGCAATGGCCTGGTAGATGATCAAATGTCCTGCCTCAGTGGGCAGAGTGCCCAATCCTTAGGTACATCCTTGCTGACTCGTCCCCATGACAGGCCCAATGCTGACACTCAGTCTGTGTTGTCTTGTAGTACAGTGAGCTCGAGAACTGGAGTTAGGGGAAAGGGAAGTGGAACAATTAAGCCTTTCTACagcctctttgcagatgatgttaACCTGAAAGAGCTtagacagaaggaaaaggagatgcaaaGAGGACTACGAGAGAAGATGTCCGAGTACAAAATGGAGAAACTTGCTTCAGACCACAAACGCAGCCACCTGTTCAAGAagaagaaggcaaaggaagaggaggaggaggaggaggaggaggaggaaggcgcTAGGGAAGAAGACACTGACAGTGCCATAGGAAGCTTCAGATATTCTTCCCGGAGTATTTCTCATAAGCCTGAGACAactatctcctcttcctcctctttggcTGTCTCTGATCATCATGGAAGCACCAATGCGGCCAACTTAGAAGTGGACAGAAGTATtaataggtggctcagtggcctCAAGTCAGAAGGAGAGGTTCCCCCTCAACGAGACTGGTCTAGGAGCTCGGGAGAAAAGTACTGTAGGTCAAGCACTCTCCGGGAGGTGGAGTCAGAAGCATCCAGTTACAGGATGTCCAAGTCCCGCTCCGAGGAGCGGGACAGCTCATCACACCACCAGTCAGATGGCGGCTCTGTGAGGAGTACCTCCcgattctcttcttcctccaccagAGAGGACAGGGAGACATACAAGTTCTCAAGGTCAAAATTCATGGAGACCTCAAGGTCTAGAGAAGAGAGCCCTGAGCCATACTTTTTTCAAAGGAGCCCAGAACCTTCCCAAGGAGAGGAGTCCCCTGAGCCACTTCGACGGAGCTGGTCCAGAACCCACGACTGGGAAGATGTGGAAGAATCATCCAAATCAGACTTTTCTGAATTTGGAGCCAAGAGGAAATTCACTCAGAGTTTCATGAGGTCtgatgaggaaggggagagggaaagagtagaaaacactgaagaaggaaaatttGCATCAGGGCGAAGGTTCCAATATCGGAGAAGCACCgagaaagaggatgaggaagagatgGATGATGAAGCCATCATTGCTGCCTGGAGACGCCGGCAAGAAGAAACCAAAACGAAGCTACAGAGAAGACGGGAAGAGTAA